A window of the Rhodococcus sp. 4CII genome harbors these coding sequences:
- a CDS encoding helix-turn-helix domain-containing protein: MRENGMPLVDIGEILGVGRTTLYRHLK; this comes from the coding sequence ATGCGCGAGAACGGGATGCCGCTCGTCGACATCGGCGAGATCCTCGGCGTCGGGCGTACGACGCTGTATCGGCATTTGAAGTGA
- a CDS encoding MaoC/PaaZ C-terminal domain-containing protein, whose protein sequence is MTARPTLAVAVGDVVAKATHTITRDSLVRYAGASGDFNPIHYRDDVAAAAGLPGVLAPGMLTAGLALQPVIDWRGDATRILSYETRFTRPVVVDPHIGAAVDIIATVAHLDPGAATARIDLTVRCKGRAVLGKTRVVVDLAR, encoded by the coding sequence ATGACCGCCCGCCCGACCCTCGCGGTGGCGGTCGGGGATGTGGTGGCGAAGGCAACCCACACCATCACCCGGGATTCGCTGGTCCGGTATGCCGGTGCCTCCGGGGATTTCAACCCCATTCACTACCGCGACGACGTGGCTGCCGCGGCGGGGTTGCCCGGGGTGCTCGCGCCCGGCATGCTCACCGCCGGCCTGGCCCTGCAGCCGGTGATCGACTGGCGCGGCGACGCCACCCGCATCCTCAGCTACGAAACCCGCTTCACCCGGCCCGTCGTGGTCGACCCGCACATCGGCGCCGCCGTCGACATCATCGCCACCGTCGCGCACCTCGACCCCGGAGCGGCGACCGCCCGCATCGATCTGACCGTCCGCTGTAAGGGACGGGCCGTGCTGGGCAAGACCCGAGTGGTCGTCGACCTGGCCCGATAG
- a CDS encoding MaoC family dehydratase N-terminal domain-containing protein — MPLTPSLSGRVFPPVGPYLVGREKVREFAHTVSATHSIHHDVDAARAAGHPDVVAPPTFAAVVVDPAVGQLLRSPDTGLDPTRVVHGSQSARYHRHIVAGDELTTDLTVTAVTERGTHAIVTTSSEIRDRQGRRVATVTSTLFVRGADA, encoded by the coding sequence GTGCCGCTCACCCCCAGCCTGTCCGGTCGTGTCTTCCCGCCGGTCGGACCGTATCTCGTCGGCCGGGAGAAGGTCCGCGAGTTCGCGCACACGGTGTCCGCCACGCATTCCATCCACCACGATGTCGACGCCGCCCGCGCCGCAGGCCACCCCGATGTCGTTGCCCCGCCGACGTTCGCCGCGGTGGTGGTCGACCCCGCGGTCGGCCAGCTGCTCCGCAGCCCCGACACCGGCCTGGATCCGACCCGGGTGGTGCACGGTTCGCAGAGCGCGCGGTATCACCGGCACATCGTCGCCGGCGACGAACTCACCACCGACCTGACCGTCACGGCCGTCACCGAACGCGGCACCCACGCAATCGTCACCACCTCCAGCGAGATCCGCGACCGCCAGGGCCGCCGCGTCGCGACCGTGACCTCCACCCTGTTCGTGCGCGGAGCAGACGCATGA